From a single Nakaseomyces glabratus chromosome F, complete sequence genomic region:
- the MRP20 gene encoding mitochondrial 54S ribosomal protein uL23m (CAGL0F02695g~Ortholog(s) have structural constituent of ribosome activity, role in mitochondrial translation and mitochondrial large ribosomal subunit localization) gives MPRLVGKSVSDHILGLAQKGIEENAAHFKVGGKKLYFPKARVILLRPNAKHTPYQAKFIVPKSFNKLDLRDYLFHVYGLRAMNVTTQLLHGRYERAGNIASPRYRGPQIKKMTIDMNEPFIWPEEDTENSLWDHKFAQELNKYREETMMKLGSDKLKPHKAFDGALGPFNDNMIAQPFIPKQLKRRMLNQKPQDPDYLKINQFL, from the coding sequence ATGCCTAGACTGGTCGGTAAGTCAGTTAGTGATCACATTTTGGGTCTTGCCCAGAAAGGTATTGAAGAGAACGCAGCGCATTTCAAAGTTGGTGGTAAGAAGCTATACTTCCCCAAAGCGCGGGTGATCCTGTTACGCCCCAATGCCAAGCACACACCATACCAGGCCAAGTTCATTGTGCCCAAATCCTTCAACAAGCTTGACCTAAGAGACTACTTGTTCCATGTGTATGGTCTGCGGGCCATGAACGTGACCACACAACTTTTGCACGGCAGGTACGAGCGTGCGGGTAACATTGCGTCTCCTAGGTACCGCGGACCGCAGATCAAGAAGATGACAATTGACATGAACGAGCCATTTATCTGGCCCGAGGAAGACACAGAAAACAGTCTATGGGACCACAAGTTTGCACAAGAGCTGAACAAGTACCGTGAAGAAACGATGATGAAGCTGGGCAGCGACAAGCTGAAGCCCCACAAGGCGTTTGACGGTGCGCTGGGTCCGTTCAACGACAACATGATAGCACAACCGTTCATTCCAAAACAACTGAAGAGGCGGATGTTGAACCAGAAACCACAAGACCCAGACTACTTAAAGATAAACCAGTTCTTGTAA
- the URH1 gene encoding trifunctional uridine nucleosidase/nicotinamide riboside hydrolase/nicotinic acid riboside hydrolase (CAGL0F02585g~Ortholog(s) have nicotinamide riboside hydrolase activity, nicotinic acid riboside hydrolase activity, uridine nucleosidase activity) — protein MTATEIPIWLDCDPGHDDAVAILLACCLPAFKLVGLSTCFGNAPPENTDYNARSLLTALGKTDVPVYLGAQRPWIRKPHYAPDIHGETGLDGTSLLPVPVVEVNKEVNFIDAIEKAILESDGELSFVSTGATTTIATVLREKPYLLEKIKYISIMGGGLGVGNVNKGLSAEFNVWIDPHAAKFLLTDPGIKRKCILIPLNLTHKALATDEVMKRVLGDGKSNIRRLFYDLFLFFKKTYEHAQGFESGPPIHDPLTLLPLLELYGWETKEVINFSYRRLDIDVDIDIHSDHAGKLIILNEYEQEEVQKGVIVGYELNFDYFWDKLYFCLEEAEKTSTI, from the coding sequence ATGACAGCAACCGAAATACCTATCTGGCTAGATTGTGATCCTGGCCACGATGATGCAGTTGCAATACTCTTGGCATGCTGCCTACCTGCATTCAAACTAGTGGGACTAAGCACCTGCTTTGGTAATGCGCCACCAGAAAATACTGACTATAATGCTAGATCCCTATTGACAGCTTTGGGGAAGACTGATGTGCCAGTATATCTAGGAGCACAAAGACCTTGGATTAGAAAACCTCATTATGCTCCTGATATTCATGGAGAAACTGGGTTGGACGGCACTTCTTTATTGCCTGTTCCAGTAGTGGAGGTAAACAAAGAGGTTAACTTTATTGATGCTATTGAAAAAGCCATTTTGGAAAGTGATGGTGAGCTATCATTCGTCTCAACCGGAGCTACCACCACTATTGCCACTGTATTGCGGGAGAAACCCTACTTATtagaaaaaattaaatacaTTAGCATTATGGGAGGTGGCCTGGGTGTGGGTAATGTGAATAAAGGTTTATCAGCTGAATTTAATGTATGGATTGATCCTCATGCTGCTAAATTCTTGCTTACAGATCCAGGTATCAAACGGAAGTGTATATTAATTCCTTTGAATCTCACACACAAAGCCTTGGCTACTGATGAAGTAATGAAGAGGGTTCTTGGTGATGGTAAGTCGAATATAAGGAGACTGTTCTACGATTTGTTCctatttttcaaaaagacATATGAACATGCTCAAGGATTTGAAAGTGGGCCCCCAATTCATGATCCACTTACTTTATTACCTCTTCTTGAGCTTTATGGCTGGGAAACAAAGGAGGTCATTAATTTCTCGTATAGGCGCTTAGATATCGatgttgatattgatatccATAGTGACCACGCGGGAAAACTGATAATATTGAACGAATATgagcaagaagaagttcAGAAAGGTGTTATTGTAGGATATGAGCTGAATTTCGATTACTTCTGGGATAAATTATACTTCTGTTTGGAAGAAGCTGAGAAAACTTCAACAATATAG
- the DIT1 gene encoding Dit1p (CAGL0F02651g~Ortholog(s) have catalytic activity and role in ascospore wall assembly), whose translation MTLGSSIDIASTPKGDSETESNHSTFNKIIAIYTRDFYGKLYAIEIKKECTIEREWQEFYELFACLDGKSSMITNDVIEFHISKELAKRYIHDLQTPIKISEYQKEGEQQIRGCVSKVEVASAFNDWFIYHVLDGCRLENNSFPLISHDIKYDEMFTSFFEQQLKNSVVDEKWYETGREYFKSRVRYFTQRYRRIECILPAFPCKSSNKNKVFSTIPDKGEELALKRLIFATQQVRSFYPPGMKVWIVSDGHVFSDCIGVDDEVVSEYTSQLHTLYKNLSAQEPDAIGFCGLKELLFEGKSAKLFKSEWVAEVEMEHHTGTNICKYSDLCRQILMCGCDTDAGLLKKQISTPGHPRLFLFRGFSKFMMEDLALLPYFQNSSRKAFKKTISKIAFNMIKRNDAYSNLVELVFPNHLRISIHAHVNSGPKFGIKVIAPEQCRTIKSLENIDEPKFEDLLHIPTPWHNCIVKIEKDYDNGNELYMIKSKIIKDVIDQGKYVGYWEPGNIEKGKGGHFILRKTKP comes from the coding sequence atgaCACTAGGCAGTTCTATTGATATAGCTTCAACACCCAAGGGTGATTCAGAAACCGAAAGTAACCATTCCACCtttaacaaaataattGCAATATATACCAGGGATTTCTATGGAAAACTATATGCgattgaaataaaaaaggaATGTACAATCGAGCGCGAATGGCAAGAGTTCTACGAATTATTTGCCTGCTTAGACGGTAAATCTTCCATGATTACCAACGATGTCATTGAATTTCACATCTCGAAAGAGCTAGCAAAGAGGTATATTCATGATCTTCAAACGCCAATAAAAATTAGTGAGTACCAAAAAGAAGGCGAGCAGCAAATTAGAGGTTGTGTTTCAAAAGTCGAAGTTGCTTCCGCATTTAATGATTGGTTTATATATCATGTTCTAGATGGATGCCGCTTAGAAAATAACTCATTTCCTCTAATCAGCCATGACATTAAATATGATGAGATGTTTACTTCTTTCTTCGAGCAGCAGCTTAAGAACTCtgttgttgatgagaaATGGTATGAAACAGGTAGAGAATACTTTAAATCTCGTGTTAGGTATTTTACACAAAGATACAGACGTATTGAGTGTATTTTACCAGCATTTCCTTGTAAGTCgtcaaataaaaacaagGTCTTTTCAACAATCCCCGACAAGGGAGAAGAATTAGCATTGAAAAGACTAATATTTGCGACACAGCAGGTACGCTCCTTCTATCCACCTGGAATGAAAGTTTGGATTGTTAGTGATGGCCATGTGTTTTCTGATTGTATTGGAGTCGATGATGAAGTGGTATCAGAGTATACTTCACAATTGCATACCCTGTACAAAAACTTGTCGGCACAAGAACCAGATGCAATTGGATTTTGTGGGTTAAAAGAATTGCTTTTTGAAGGTAAATCTGCTAAACTATTTAAATCTGAATGGGTTGCCGAGGTTGAAATGGAACATCATACGGGAACTAACATTTGCAAATACTCTGATTTGTGCAGACAAATTCTGATGTGCGGCTGTGATACAGATGCCGGGCTGttaaaaaaacaaatttcaACTCCAGGCCACCCTAGACTGTTTTTGTTTAGAGGATTCTCAAAGTTCATGATGGAAGATTTAGCGCTATTACCATATTTCCAAAACTCGTCTAGAAAAGcattcaaaaaaacaatttctAAAATTGCCTTCAACATGATTAAAAGAAACGACGCCTATTCCAATTTAGTAGAATTGGTTTTTCCAAATCATCTGAGAATTTCGATCCATGCTCACGTAAATAGCGGCCCCAAATTTGGTATCAAGGTGATTGCTCCTGAACAATGCCGCACTATTAAGAGCTTGGAAAACATAGATGAACCCAAATTCGAAGATCTACTACACATTCCAACACCCTGGCATAATTGCATTGTCAAGATAGAAAAAGACTATGATAATGGGAATGAACTGTATATGATCAAgtcaaaaattataaagGATGTTATCGATCAGGGCAAGTACGTCGGATATTGGGAACCGGGAAACATAGAAAAAGGGAAAGGAGGGCATTTCATTCTGAGAAAGACAAAACCATAA
- the DIT2 gene encoding putative cytochrome P450 (CAGL0F02607g~Ortholog(s) have oxidoreductase activity, oxygen binding activity and role in ascospore wall assembly, chlamydospore formation), with protein sequence MLNILVFGFICLVLCWILTICFPPISFPNNIPTIPFYSVFIPQYYNIDQVQFYNLYIREKLEKYGAVKFYFGSRWNILVSRPEFLNNIFKNEDTFAKSGNQQKIPYSVLAAYTGDNVISAHGVNWQKYRKPIKDGLQHFDIGILLKNAMKFCELIKEDMRPFKYHCNFKIIPYIQRLTLDNICRVGLGFEFGAIDEDNNSLHRQLIQIKKQIFDPFYLNFPMFDRLPIPSRLLAFQNVENFRSSLVDKVQKQLIKTYKFEQANTSGSALVRAYNNGELTYKQLTDNIVILLVAGHENPQLFISNLIYLLGKYHDTWQVDIRNEILNNEENNLSELPLLNSFLYECLRYYPPLSVIINRKTTKRCMLGPGIVVPKDTYVGYHNYSTCHDSNFWGHTSDIFDPTRWGKDIETINKAWKTTKNNCILNTFHGGKRACLGEKLVFVSTRIIIAEFLSSFEWKLSPLWVEQMTHAGPLCPKDLALDIRVRDTSMQIQKLNKYL encoded by the coding sequence ATGCTAAATATTCTGGTTTTTGGCTTTATATGTCTAGTACTATGTTGGATTTTAACCATCTGTTTTCCACCTATTTCGTTTCCGAATAATATTCCAACAATTCCTTTTTATTCAGTTTTTATACCTCAGtattataatattgatCAAGTTCAGTTCTACAACTTGTACATTAGGGAAAAGCTAGAAAAATATGGAGCTGTGAAGTTTTATTTCGGTTCTAGATGGAATATCTTGGTTTCACGCCCAGAATTTCTGAATaacatcttcaaaaatgAAGACACTTTTGCCAAAAGTGGAAACCAACAAAAGATTCCGTACAGTGTTCTAGCAGCTTATACTGGAGATAATGTAATCAGTGCCCATGGAGTTAACTGGCAAAAATATAGGAAGCCAATAAAAGATGGTCTTCAGCACTTTGACATTGGCATATTGCTTAAAAATGCAATGAAGTTTTGTGAATTAATTAAAGAAGATATGAGGCCATTTAAGTATCATTGCAATTTTAAGATCATTCCTTATATACAAAGATTGACACTAGATAATATCTGTCGAGTTGGACTTGGATTCGAATTTGGTGCAATAGATGAGGATAATAATTCTTTACATAGGCAGCTAATACAGATtaagaaacaaatttttgatcCCTTTTATCTTAACTTCCCTATGTTTGATAGGTTGCCTATACCCTCAAGATTATTAGCGTTTCAGAATGTTGAGAATTTTAGGAGTAGCTTAGTAGATAAGGTACAGAAGCAGCTAATAAAAACCTATAAATTTGAGCAGGCAAATACATCTGGTTCTGCACTAGTAAGAGCCTACAATAACGGTGAATTGACATATAAACAATTAACAGataatattgttattcTTTTGGTGGCTGGACATGAAAATCCacaattatttatttcaaatcTAATATACTTACTGGGGAAATATCATGACACATGGCAAGTAGATATTAGAAACGAAATTCTcaataatgaagaaaataatttatcTGAGTTACCTTTATTGAACTCTTTTCTATATGAATGTCTAAGATATTATCCCCCATTAAGCGTTATTATAAATCGGAAGACTACTAAGAGATGTATGCTTGGCCCAGGTATAGTAGTACCAAAGGATACATATGTCGGATATCATAACTATAGTACTTGCCATGATTCTAATTTTTGGGGTCATACCTCCGATATTTTTGATCCTACAAGGTGGGGTAAGGATATAGAAACTATCAACAAAGCATGGAAAACAACTAAGAATAATTGCATCCTAAACACTTTTCATGGCGGAAAGAGGGCATGCTTGGGAGAGAAGTTAGTATTTGTCTCTACTAGGATCATAATTGCTGAATTTCTCTCTTCATTCGAATGGAAATTATCACCATTATGGGTAGAGCAAATGACTCATGCAGGACCATTATGTCCTAAAGATTTAGCTTTAGATATTAGGGTAAGAGATACTAGCAtgcaaatacaaaaattaaataaatatctgtag
- the RPB7 gene encoding DNA-directed RNA polymerase II subunit RPB7 (CAGL0F02673g~Ortholog(s) have DNA-directed 5'-3' RNA polymerase activity, RNA-directed 5'-3' RNA polymerase activity, single-stranded DNA binding, single-stranded RNA binding, translation initiation factor binding activity), protein MFFIKDLSLNVTLHPSFFGPRMKQYIKTKLLQEVEGSCTGKFGYILCVLDYDNIEIERGRILPTDGSAEFNVKYRAVVFKPFKGEVVDGTVVSCSQHGFEVQVGPMKVFVTKHLMPQDLTFNAGSNPPSYQSSEDIITIKSRIRVKIEGCISQVSSIHAIGSIKEDYLGAI, encoded by the coding sequence ATGTTTTTTATCAAGGATCTATCGCTGAATGTCACTCTGCATCCTTCTTTCTTTGGTCCACGAATGAAGCAGTACATCAAGACTAAGCTGCTACAAGAAGTGGAAGGTTCCTGTACAGGTAAGTTCGGTTACATTTTGTGTGTGCTGGACTATGACAATATAGAGATTGAGCGTGGTAGAATATTACCTACTGATGGGTCAGCAGAGTTTAACGTAAAGTACCGTGCCGTCGTTTTCAAGCCATTCAAAGGTGAAGTAGTAGATGGTACCGTGGTGTCATGTTCACAACACGGGTTTGAAGTACAGGTAGGGCCAATGAAGGTGTTTGTCACAAAGCATTTAATGCCACAGGACTTAACTTTTAACGCTGGTTCAAATCCACCATCATACCAAAGTTCGGAAGATATCATCACCATAAAGTCAAGAATTAGAGTGAAAATTGAAGGTTGTATCAGTCAGGTTAGCTCCATTCACGCAATTGGTAGTATTAAGGAAGATTATCTAGGTGCAATCtga